The Gemmatimonadota bacterium genome includes the window TAAGCGGCCTCAACGAAGCGGGCACGACCATCATCATGGTGACCCACGACCAGACGCTGGCCGACCACGCCCACCGGATCATCCGTCTCTTCGACGGGCGTATCGTGCAGGAAGCCGCGGCGTAGGCCCCAAATAGAAAAGGCGCCCGAAATGAATCGAGCGCCTTTTCAGCATCCCCCGGCAGCGTCCTACTCTCCTGGATATTCAATTCGTCTCCCCGGCATCGTTGTTGACTTCAGGATGCCCTACTTGAGTAAAGTAGGGTATCACCCTATTGATGTTCGGTCCGTCCTGCGTTAACTTAAATTACAGACGGCGCTCTCGTACCCATTCTGAAGGAGGTACGAAATTGATTGCTCGACACTTCCTGCTGACAATTGCCGCGTGCGCGATGACGCTGGAAGTGGCATCACAGCCCGCTGCCGGCCAACCGGAATCTGTTGAAAGTCCTTCCCCCCTGGAATCCCCCCTGGAAACCGGCAAATCCTTTTACCAGCAGGGTCGATTCGACGAAGCCCTGCCCCTCTTCCGGCAGGCGGTGCGCGACGAGGGAAGATCAGCGCCGGCGCGTTCCTGGCTCGGTATGGCCTGGTTGGCCCTCGGAAACGATGATGAAGCGTTGAAGGCGTTCAGGCGGGCCACACAGTTGGACAGGCACTGGGCGCCCGGCCACGTCGGCATGGCCATGGTGTACATGCGCTCTCCCAACCGGCGGCTCGACGCCCGTAAGGCCCTGCGGAACGCGATCGAGGCCGAACCCGATAACGCGGATATTCACTACTACCTGGGCATGACCTACATGGACCAGGTCCGGACGAGCAGGTTGATCGGCAGCGA containing:
- a CDS encoding macrolide ABC transporter ATP-binding protein, whose product is SGLNEAGTTIIMVTHDQTLADHAHRIIRLFDGRIVQEAAA